The Tessaracoccus timonensis sequence AGTGCTCGATGTTCGAGACGTCCGGGTCGAGCGTGGTGGGAAGGTCGTGCTCGATGGGGTGAGCCTCGTGGCACGCCAAGGCGAGACCGTCGGCGTTCTAGGGCCGAACGGTTCGGGTAAATCCTCACTCCTGCTGGCCCTGCAAAAGGCGTTGCAGGTGAAGGAAGGGCAGGTACTCCTGGACAGCACCGACGTGCAATTGCTTGGGCGACGTGCGATCGCTCGAGCAATTGCCGTGGTGGCGCAGGAGACGGGGACGACCCTGCCGCTTTCGGTGCGCGACTCCGTGATGCTCGGGCGTCTCGCGTCGTCTGGGATCCTGCGTTACGGCGCGTCTGCGGAGGAAGGCGTCGTCGAGGAGGCGCTCCAGAGAGTGGGGCTCGCTGGCTATGCTGAGCGGCTCATCACACAACTCTCGGGAGGGGAACGGCAGCGCGCACTGATTGCCCGAGCCATCGCCCAGCAGGCTACTCATCTGCTTCTCGACGAACCCACGAACCACCTTGATCTGCGTCATCAATTCGCGCTACTCGATCTGATCGCATCCCTCGATTGCGCTACCGTGATTGTGCTGCACGACCTGAACCTCGCGGCGCGCTGCTGCGATCGGCTGCTCCTACTTGACGAGGGGCGGCTCGTCGCGGCGGGGACACCCGACGAAGTACTGCGGCCTACCCTGATCGAGCAGGTGTACGGGATCTCGGTGGAGCGAATCGAGAGCGCGGGGAAGGTACATCTCATCTTCGGACCTCCCCGCAGCAGCGCTTCGGCCTGATGTGTATTACTGCAGGACGCCCCCGCGTGCGTCGCGGCTGGCCGGCGAGCCGGGGGCTGCGGTGAGGATCATGATGCCTTCGACGATTCCCCAGATCGAGCTCACGAATGCGAGCATCCCGAAAGACAGCACAGTAATCAACAACTGTGCGATGGCCTTGCCCGTGTAGCCGAGGTAGAAGTTGTGGATGCCGAGTGTGCCCAGAAAGACGCCAAGCAGACCAGCGGCCACCTTCGACTTGGTGCTGGGCATCATGGCGCCGTATGGCCCTGGCTGGGCGGCGTAGCCGTAGGGCGGCGGCATGTTCGGGTTGTATCCAGGCTGCGGAGCGTAGGGCTGGGGCATTGGCCCGGGCGCGTCGCCGTAGGCCTGCAGGGGCTGATGCATCGGGTCTGCATACCCGGCGGCATATGGTGCGACGGGCTCCGGACCGCGCGGCATCGGCTCCTGGAAGTCGCTGGGAGGCGCGGGCATCTCGAACTGAGGCGACGATGCGGGCGCAGGCGAGGGGCTAGGCGTCGGTGCAGGCGCAGGGGTAGCACCGCCGTCGGATGGGGCATCCGCTTGCGTGACGGGGTCGGGCTCGACTGAGCCGGCCTCGTCCCACGCACCCTGCTCCTCGGACGAGGCGTACGGGTCGTC is a genomic window containing:
- a CDS encoding ABC transporter ATP-binding protein: MLDVRDVRVERGGKVVLDGVSLVARQGETVGVLGPNGSGKSSLLLALQKALQVKEGQVLLDSTDVQLLGRRAIARAIAVVAQETGTTLPLSVRDSVMLGRLASSGILRYGASAEEGVVEEALQRVGLAGYAERLITQLSGGERQRALIARAIAQQATHLLLDEPTNHLDLRHQFALLDLIASLDCATVIVLHDLNLAARCCDRLLLLDEGRLVAAGTPDEVLRPTLIEQVYGISVERIESAGKVHLIFGPPRSSASA
- a CDS encoding TM2 domain-containing protein encodes the protein MSNNPYDDPYASSEEQGAWDEAGSVEPDPVTQADAPSDGGATPAPAPTPSPSPAPASSPQFEMPAPPSDFQEPMPRGPEPVAPYAAGYADPMHQPLQAYGDAPGPMPQPYAPQPGYNPNMPPPYGYAAQPGPYGAMMPSTKSKVAAGLLGVFLGTLGIHNFYLGYTGKAIAQLLITVLSFGMLAFVSSIWGIVEGIMILTAAPGSPASRDARGGVLQ